CTCCCGAGTCATGACGATGTTTCTCAATTTGTTCGTTTGTGTCGACAGATGTACGATTTTGCCGAGGAGGAGTGGTTGATGGAGGCTGAGGATTTCCTCCATCTGGCCAACCAACTGTCTCGGGCGGTCAAAAATGGGGAACTTCCCGAGGTTGTCCAACTGGTGGACTCCCTGGAAGATGCTTGCGCCTATTGCCACCGCACTTTCCGGGATTAGATCCTGTTTCTGAACCGCTTCGCTTGAGGCCGCTCTTTACCGCCCGGTTTGCGGT
The sequence above is drawn from the Desulfohalobium retbaense DSM 5692 genome and encodes:
- a CDS encoding GAK system XXXCH domain-containing protein: MHLKKVKSSMEPLFERMKTGVADGELPSHDDVSQFVRLCRQMYDFAEEEWLMEAEDFLHLANQLSRAVKNGELPEVVQLVDSLEDACAYCHRTFRD